One window from the genome of Aminivibrio sp. encodes:
- a CDS encoding tetratricopeptide repeat protein gives MTERSRTGALILFLLFLGVALFTALPSSAFTPPPLPGDEEEIAPPPPPVFGEEPPEPKKPEEELKPAPQPKPEPKPAPKPAQKPKPKPKPKAEPKEPSYTVDQLYRMGLNAYKGENGAAQSFPEALKWWGRAAAKGHVVAQYNMGIMYKKGEGTPKDFKKARDFFLQAAREKYAPAAEQLGHLYYGDFLGKPDYGEAARWYEQAAQKNRAFSQFRLGLIHYKGLGRPKDAMKAFYWFDEAAKNGFIDAMVNLGVLYERGEGAVFSREKAFYWYKQAADKGSPLGMAYLGMVYYQGRGIPKDERKGISLLEQAAAKNLAYAQRELYKINPLKYMKYRNVK, from the coding sequence ATGACCGAACGCAGTAGAACCGGAGCGCTTATTCTCTTCCTTTTGTTTCTCGGGGTCGCGCTCTTCACGGCCCTTCCCTCATCAGCCTTCACCCCGCCTCCTCTTCCCGGAGACGAAGAGGAGATCGCCCCGCCCCCGCCCCCCGTCTTCGGAGAGGAGCCCCCGGAACCAAAAAAACCGGAGGAGGAGTTAAAACCGGCGCCTCAACCAAAGCCTGAGCCGAAACCGGCGCCCAAACCGGCCCAGAAGCCCAAGCCAAAACCGAAACCAAAGGCGGAGCCCAAGGAACCGTCTTATACCGTGGATCAGCTCTACCGCATGGGGCTGAACGCGTACAAGGGAGAGAACGGGGCGGCCCAGAGCTTCCCCGAAGCGCTCAAATGGTGGGGCCGGGCGGCGGCGAAAGGCCACGTCGTGGCCCAGTACAACATGGGGATCATGTACAAAAAAGGCGAAGGAACGCCGAAGGACTTCAAAAAAGCCCGGGATTTCTTCCTCCAGGCGGCCCGGGAAAAGTATGCCCCCGCCGCGGAGCAGCTCGGGCATCTCTACTATGGAGACTTCCTCGGAAAACCTGACTATGGGGAGGCCGCACGGTGGTATGAACAGGCCGCCCAGAAAAACAGGGCTTTTTCCCAGTTCCGCCTTGGTCTCATCCACTACAAGGGGCTCGGGCGCCCCAAAGACGCCATGAAAGCCTTCTACTGGTTCGACGAGGCGGCAAAGAACGGGTTCATCGATGCCATGGTGAACCTGGGAGTCCTTTACGAAAGGGGCGAGGGTGCGGTCTTCAGCCGCGAGAAGGCCTTCTACTGGTACAAGCAGGCCGCCGACAAGGGATCTCCCCTCGGCATGGCCTATCTTGGCATGGTCTACTACCAGGGCAGGGGTATACCGAAGGATGAGCGGAAGGGAATCAGTCTCCTGGAGCAGGCGGCGGCGAAGAACCTCGCCTACGCCCAGAGGGAGCTCTATAAAATAAACCCGCTGAAGTACATGAAGTACCGGAACGTGAAATAA
- a CDS encoding aminotransferase class I/II-fold pyridoxal phosphate-dependent enzyme: MKVRDFLLERYFARYEFTVRHLLSPSDCESLRVEELLEGSGPEIASLWKELRLTYTESRGHPLLREEIAAAAGVTAGDTLVLNPEEGIFLTMNALLDENDHVIVLSPGYQSLYEIPKSLGCEVTRWYLKKENGAWTLDLPFLEGAAKENTRLIVINFPHNPTGFLPTKDELSAVVDFASKKGIFLFSDEMYRGLEHDPEKRLPSVPSLYRKSAALGGLSKTYGLPGLRIGWITSKDGWLLDRVASLKDYTTICSSAPSEILAIAALRRREELAARCRAIVQKNLPLARDFFTGRKDRFEWFEPQGGSTAFPKLLGTQSVRDFSERVAEEKSLMVLPDFVFDVDWNHFRIGLGRESFPEALEVFREWIG; encoded by the coding sequence ATGAAGGTGCGGGATTTTCTTCTGGAGCGCTACTTCGCCAGATACGAGTTTACGGTTCGCCATCTGCTGAGCCCCTCGGATTGCGAATCCCTCCGGGTGGAAGAGCTGCTTGAGGGAAGCGGCCCCGAAATTGCCTCGCTGTGGAAGGAGCTCCGCCTCACTTATACAGAATCGAGGGGACATCCCCTGCTCAGGGAGGAGATTGCCGCCGCCGCAGGCGTGACCGCCGGGGATACCCTGGTGCTTAACCCGGAGGAAGGTATCTTCCTCACCATGAACGCGCTGCTGGACGAGAACGACCATGTCATCGTCCTCAGCCCCGGGTACCAGTCGCTCTACGAAATTCCCAAGTCTCTCGGGTGCGAGGTCACCAGGTGGTATCTCAAGAAGGAGAACGGGGCGTGGACGCTCGATCTCCCCTTCCTGGAGGGGGCCGCGAAGGAGAATACACGGCTGATCGTCATCAATTTCCCCCACAACCCCACCGGCTTCCTCCCGACGAAGGACGAGCTGTCCGCAGTGGTGGATTTTGCCTCGAAAAAAGGCATCTTCCTTTTCTCCGACGAGATGTACCGCGGCCTGGAGCATGACCCGGAAAAGCGGCTGCCTTCCGTTCCTTCTCTGTACAGGAAAAGCGCGGCTCTCGGCGGCCTTTCCAAGACCTACGGCCTGCCGGGCCTGCGGATCGGGTGGATCACATCGAAGGACGGCTGGCTTCTCGACAGGGTGGCTTCACTGAAGGACTACACCACCATCTGCTCCTCCGCTCCCTCCGAAATACTGGCCATCGCGGCCCTTCGGAGACGGGAGGAGCTTGCGGCACGATGCAGGGCCATCGTGCAGAAAAATCTGCCCCTGGCAAGGGATTTTTTCACCGGCCGGAAGGACCGTTTTGAATGGTTCGAGCCCCAGGGTGGTTCCACGGCCTTCCCCAAGCTTCTCGGCACACAGTCCGTCCGGGATTTCAGCGAGCGCGTCGCGGAGGAGAAAAGCCTTATGGTGCTTCCCGATTTTGTCTTCGACGTGGACTGGAACCATTTCCGCATCGGCCTCGGAAGGGAGAGCTTTCCGGAAGCCCTGGAAGTTTTCCGGGAATGGATCGGCTGA
- a CDS encoding aldehyde ferredoxin oxidoreductase family protein — protein sequence MYAYCGKILVADLQKKAFHTEPLEEDTALRFIGGRGMNVARLFADDRRHIDPLSPESRFYIGVGPLNGTSFPGAARVNFTARSPQTGILGDSNTGGDFGPELKFAGYDQVILTGRSETLSYLLITDDGGELRDAAHFRGLDTIQTQAAIKKELGDSRVQVAAIGPASENGVLFSGIFCTGVRAAARTGMGRVLASKNLKAIAVRGRGGVKVARPEAFEAKIERFIQAIKDHDEFTVRRRLGTTKLVSALNGLGCLSTRHFQRGTFEHVDSVSGEALEAQAKIKSRGCFSCTIPCSRVYRISGDFGTVSGEGPEFEGLAGFSSRIGGGSLSFSLRCCDLCNRLGLDVISTSEVISFSQELFQRGMLTSSEADGLDLSWGNEKSTMELIGKISRREGFGDLLADGVRSAAEKLGRGQELAMHVKGLEIFQADPRGIKAYALGLAVASRGGDHLRSEPWFEFSGNAGEGLRRYGNPDSAFRLKTGGKGRVVKDFEERCALTDCLNACKNTIVNMEILDFESSADLLRDASGLDFDSQGLRTAAERIVNMERVYLQELGISRADDTLPERFRKEPMPGNNPTSGSVVELDTMLDEYYDARGWDRETGLPTSETLERLGIKRDHSDS from the coding sequence ATGTACGCCTACTGCGGAAAAATACTTGTGGCGGATCTTCAAAAAAAGGCATTCCATACAGAGCCCCTCGAAGAGGACACGGCTCTCCGGTTCATCGGCGGAAGGGGGATGAACGTTGCCCGTCTCTTCGCCGATGACCGGAGGCATATCGATCCACTCTCACCGGAAAGCAGGTTCTACATCGGGGTGGGCCCCCTCAACGGCACATCCTTTCCGGGAGCCGCACGGGTAAATTTTACGGCACGGTCGCCTCAGACCGGGATCCTCGGCGATTCGAACACCGGCGGAGATTTCGGGCCGGAACTGAAGTTTGCCGGGTACGACCAGGTCATCCTCACCGGCCGCTCGGAGACCCTCTCATATCTCCTCATCACCGATGACGGGGGTGAACTTCGGGACGCGGCCCACTTTAGGGGCCTGGATACCATCCAGACCCAGGCGGCCATAAAAAAAGAACTGGGAGACAGCAGGGTCCAGGTTGCGGCCATCGGCCCGGCATCGGAAAACGGCGTCCTTTTTTCGGGCATATTCTGCACGGGAGTGCGGGCGGCGGCACGAACGGGAATGGGGCGCGTCCTGGCCTCCAAAAACCTGAAGGCCATAGCCGTCCGGGGACGGGGCGGGGTGAAAGTCGCCCGGCCGGAGGCCTTCGAGGCGAAGATCGAGCGCTTCATACAGGCCATAAAAGACCATGACGAATTCACCGTGCGGCGCCGCCTGGGCACCACCAAGCTGGTATCGGCCCTCAACGGTCTGGGATGCCTCTCCACCAGGCATTTCCAGCGGGGAACCTTCGAACATGTCGATTCAGTCAGCGGTGAGGCCCTTGAGGCACAGGCAAAGATAAAATCACGAGGGTGCTTTTCCTGCACCATCCCCTGCAGCCGCGTCTACAGAATCAGCGGGGATTTCGGAACCGTATCGGGGGAAGGCCCTGAATTTGAAGGCCTTGCGGGGTTCTCCTCCCGCATAGGGGGCGGAAGCCTCTCCTTTTCCCTCCGCTGCTGTGACCTGTGCAACAGGCTCGGGCTCGACGTCATCTCCACTTCCGAGGTCATCTCCTTCTCCCAGGAACTCTTCCAGAGAGGGATGCTCACCTCATCGGAAGCCGACGGGCTCGACCTCTCCTGGGGCAATGAGAAAAGCACAATGGAACTCATCGGCAAAATTTCCAGGAGGGAAGGCTTCGGCGATCTCCTCGCAGACGGCGTCCGCAGTGCGGCCGAAAAGCTCGGGCGGGGGCAGGAGCTTGCCATGCACGTCAAGGGGCTCGAGATATTCCAGGCAGACCCCAGGGGCATAAAAGCCTACGCCCTGGGGCTCGCAGTGGCAAGCCGCGGCGGAGACCACCTGAGGTCCGAGCCTTGGTTCGAGTTCTCGGGGAATGCCGGGGAAGGCCTCCGAAGGTACGGAAATCCCGACTCCGCGTTCAGGCTGAAAACCGGGGGGAAAGGCCGCGTAGTGAAGGATTTCGAAGAGCGGTGCGCACTCACAGATTGCCTCAACGCCTGCAAAAACACCATCGTCAACATGGAGATCCTCGATTTCGAATCATCCGCGGACCTTCTGCGGGATGCGTCGGGCCTTGACTTCGACAGCCAAGGCCTGAGGACAGCCGCCGAAAGGATCGTGAACATGGAACGGGTCTACCTCCAGGAGCTTGGAATATCCCGGGCCGACGATACCCTGCCGGAGCGCTTCCGCAAAGAGCCGATGCCGGGGAACAACCCCACCTCCGGGTCGGTGGTCGAGCTTGACACCATGCTGGACGAATATTACGACGCCCGGGGATGGGACAGGGAAACAGGCCTGCCTACTTCGGAAACGCTGGAGAGGCTGGGGATAAAAAGAGATCATTCCGATTCATGA
- a CDS encoding TIGR04076 family protein, with product MYDLRVTVERVAGFCDLPMKPGDYFELRGSALVLPEGGHICIWALQSLMPFLPAKQRATNDPNDWIPSTTRLVCPDPNGGVVYRVERIGEKADNCKSHGVAEEARPKVRLVTDPSKCAKCRACELACSAAHGGTYSPELSRIRIHSDEETCSDTPIVCHQCGTAPCVRACPAGALSRGRETGNLILDREKCVSCGACAKACPFGAIRMKPQGKPLVCDLCGGSPACAKRCPTGAVMAVPLENL from the coding sequence ATGTATGATCTGCGGGTGACGGTGGAAAGGGTTGCGGGGTTTTGTGATCTCCCCATGAAGCCGGGTGATTATTTCGAGCTTCGGGGAAGCGCCCTGGTACTCCCCGAGGGAGGACATATCTGTATATGGGCGCTGCAGAGCCTCATGCCTTTCCTCCCGGCAAAACAGCGCGCCACAAATGACCCCAACGACTGGATTCCGAGCACGACACGGCTGGTCTGCCCTGACCCCAACGGCGGGGTCGTCTACAGGGTGGAACGCATCGGCGAAAAGGCTGATAACTGCAAGTCCCATGGAGTTGCCGAAGAAGCCCGGCCAAAGGTCCGCCTTGTGACGGACCCTTCGAAATGCGCCAAGTGCAGAGCATGCGAACTGGCATGCAGCGCCGCCCACGGAGGGACCTATTCGCCTGAATTGTCCAGGATACGGATCCACTCCGACGAAGAAACATGCTCCGACACACCAATTGTCTGCCACCAGTGCGGCACAGCACCCTGCGTCCGGGCATGTCCGGCCGGGGCGCTCTCCCGCGGCCGGGAAACCGGGAACCTGATACTCGACCGCGAAAAGTGCGTGTCCTGCGGAGCCTGCGCAAAGGCATGCCCCTTCGGTGCCATACGGATGAAGCCTCAAGGCAAACCCCTTGTATGCGATTTGTGCGGCGGCTCCCCGGCATGCGCAAAACGATGCCCCACGGGGGCGGTTATGGCCGTACCCCTGGAAAATCTTTAG
- a CDS encoding Na+/H+ antiporter NhaC family protein, protein MISENNERVEFRGGLLGLTLPFAVLFIGIMWLALSGKALPMAFWVPTLFSILTALLLAKKPADCARAIISGMSSEMVAIMLMAWFLAGITAQLLKATGLIQGLIWLSLSVGLKGAYFPLVTFVIGCLLSTATGTAIGTVIALGPILYPVGVTLGANPPVMVAAIVCAAYFGDNIAPVSDTTIASAYTQGADVPRVVKTRLKYAFIAAAVSCVLFVVFGGGGEAAQGNTPFAGELSPDGLIMLLVPALLITLMFREVHLIVALIFSGAFGILLGIVSGLLSPASLLVINMDQFTVGGIIPDGINSLMDIAVFAFLLMGLVGLLERGGFLEMVTERTERFTKTPRSAELMITALLIIMNLLTVASTIVIIMAGPLAKKVLVQKNSISPERSANILDAVSAGAMCLIPYGFGPLLAYMFAGSSGAAVNFSLISTIPYMFHGWALLAVMLFSILTGWGRDRSEFAAVSADLAPSGKSA, encoded by the coding sequence GAGTCGAATTTCGGGGTGGGTTGTTGGGATTGACGCTGCCGTTCGCGGTACTCTTTATCGGCATAATGTGGCTTGCCCTGAGCGGCAAAGCCCTGCCCATGGCGTTCTGGGTGCCCACGCTGTTTTCGATCCTGACAGCACTCCTGCTGGCAAAAAAACCGGCGGACTGTGCCAGGGCGATCATCAGCGGAATGTCATCTGAAATGGTGGCAATAATGCTCATGGCATGGTTTCTTGCCGGCATTACGGCACAGCTCCTGAAAGCCACCGGCCTGATCCAGGGCCTGATCTGGCTGAGCCTGTCCGTAGGGCTGAAAGGGGCTTATTTCCCCCTCGTGACGTTTGTGATCGGATGCCTTCTCTCAACGGCTACGGGAACCGCCATCGGCACGGTTATTGCTCTCGGCCCCATTCTCTACCCCGTGGGCGTGACTCTCGGAGCCAACCCTCCGGTCATGGTGGCCGCTATCGTGTGCGCCGCCTATTTCGGCGACAATATCGCGCCCGTTTCGGATACGACCATTGCTTCGGCCTATACCCAGGGAGCCGATGTGCCCAGGGTCGTCAAGACACGCCTGAAATACGCCTTCATCGCCGCTGCAGTATCCTGCGTCCTGTTCGTGGTCTTCGGCGGAGGCGGAGAAGCTGCCCAGGGCAACACCCCCTTCGCCGGGGAACTGTCCCCTGACGGCCTGATCATGCTTCTCGTTCCCGCGCTTCTCATAACGCTCATGTTCAGGGAGGTGCACCTGATCGTCGCCCTTATCTTCAGCGGAGCCTTCGGCATCCTCCTGGGGATCGTCTCAGGCCTTCTCTCTCCCGCTTCCCTTCTCGTCATCAACATGGACCAGTTCACCGTGGGCGGTATTATTCCGGACGGCATCAACAGCCTGATGGATATCGCCGTATTCGCGTTCCTGCTCATGGGCCTTGTCGGACTGCTCGAGCGGGGCGGTTTCCTCGAAATGGTCACGGAGAGAACCGAGCGCTTCACAAAGACGCCCAGGAGCGCCGAATTGATGATAACAGCTCTTCTCATAATCATGAACCTTCTCACCGTCGCAAGTACCATCGTCATCATCATGGCAGGTCCCCTGGCCAAAAAGGTGCTTGTGCAGAAAAATTCCATCTCGCCTGAAAGAAGCGCCAATATTCTTGACGCAGTCTCGGCCGGCGCCATGTGCCTCATCCCCTACGGATTCGGCCCCCTGCTCGCATACATGTTCGCCGGGAGCTCTGGAGCGGCGGTCAATTTCAGCCTCATTTCCACCATCCCGTACATGTTTCACGGGTGGGCCCTTCTTGCCGTCATGCTCTTCTCCATCCTGACGGGCTGGGGCAGGGACCGCAGCGAATTTGCCGCAGTCAGCGCCGACCTGGCCCCCTCGGGAAAATCGGCATGA